A genome region from Camelina sativa cultivar DH55 chromosome 10, Cs, whole genome shotgun sequence includes the following:
- the LOC104717118 gene encoding AUGMIN subunit 8-like isoform X1 translates to MDVATDTTRRRLVPSEKNNAVPVSRRPRTSEFSSRYRSPTPTKTGRCPSPSVTRPTVSSSSQSVVAKRAVSAERKRPSTPPSPTSPSTPIRDLSIDLPASSRRLSTGRLPESLWPSTMRSLSVSFQSDSVSVPVSKKEKPVSSSSVDRTLRPSSNIAQKQKAETTPVSRKPTPERKRSPLKGKNNVSDLSENSKPSDGPHSRLIEQHRWPSRIGGKITSNSLNRSLDLGDKASRGLPTSGPGMGPSLRRMSLPLSSSSRPLHKTSSNTSSNGGLLSPTKSEDNNIARSSGDQRLLSSGSLDRETLATAVARLHPLSAPGSRPASPSRTSFSSSSSLSRGMSTSRGVSPARGISPSRGLSPTRGLSPSRGLIPSRGTNTSCFARPSTPPSRGVSPSRIRQTSTSTQSSTTTSVLSFITDVKKGKKASYIEDVHQLRLLHNRYLQWRFAIARAESVMYIQRLTSEETLFNVWHAISELQDDVTRQRIGLQQLNLEIKLNSLLNNQMASLEDWATLERDHVSSLVGAIADLEANTLRLPATGGTKADVESLKTAMSSALDVMQAMGSSICSLLSKVEEMNKMVTELAAVVTKESSMQGKCEDLLAATAIMQIEECSLRTHLIQTKREGENAVETPPLLPLSKFPWP, encoded by the exons ATGGACGTAGCTACAGATACTACAAGGCGGCGTCTTGTTCCATCAGAGAAGAATAATGCAGTTCCTGTCAGTCGCCGTCCTCGAACGTCTGAGTTCAGTTCAAGATACAGATCACCTACGCCAACCAAAACGGGGCGATGCCCTTCCCCAAGCGTCACAAGGCCAACCGTGTCTTCAAGCTCTCAATCCGTGGTTGCGAAAAGAGCAGTTTCAGCAGAGAGGAAGCGTCCTTCAACACCTCCTTCTCCTACTAGTCCCTCCACACCGATACGTGACTTGTCTATAGACTTACCAGCTTCATCTAGGAGGCTCTCTACAGGTCGTTTGCCTGAAAGCTTATGGCCTTCCACTATGAGAAGCCTCAGTGTTTCGTTTCAGTCGGATTCGGTTTCTGTCCCTGTTAGTAAAAAGGAGAAACCAGTTAGTAGTTCTTCGGTTGATCGGACATTGAGACCTTCTTCGAATATAGCTCAAAAGCAGAAGGCTGAAACGACCCCTGTATCAAGGAAACCTACGCCAGAGAGGAAAAGAAGTCCATTGAAAGGGAAGAATAATGTGTCTGATCTTTCAGAGAACTCGAAACCTTCAGATGGTCCTCATAGTCGGTTGATAGAACAGCATCGGTGGCCTAGTAGAATTGGTGGAAAGATCACTTCGAATTCCTTGAACAGAAGCTTGGATCTTGGGGATAAGGCTTCAAGGGGTCTACCAACTTCAGGGCCTGGAATGGGGCCGTCTCTTAGAAGAATGTCACTACCTTTGTCCAGCAGTTCGAGACCTTTGCATAAAACTTCGAGTAACACATCTAGTAATGGTGGATTGTTGTCTCCAACAAAGTCGGAAGATAATAACATAGCTCGATCTTCTGGGGATCAAAGACTTTTGTCTTCAGGGTCGTTAGATAGAGAAACCTTAGCAACGGCTGTAGCTAGGTTGCATCCATTGTCTGCTCCTGGATCTCGCCCAGCTTCACCAAGTAGAACATCGTTTTCGTCTTCATCGTCTCTTTCTAGAGGCATGAGTACTTCGAGAGGAGTGAGTCCAGCGAGAGGAATAAGCCCTTCAAGAGGATTGAGTCCTACAAGAGGTTTAAGTCCTTCGAGAGGGTTAATTCCTTCGCGTGGCACAAATACCTCCTGTTTTGCTCGACCATCAACTCCACCTTCAAGAGGGGTAAGTCCTTCACGGATAAGACAAACCAGCACTTCCACACAATCCAGTACCACAACTTCAGTGCTCAGCTTCATCACGGATGTCAAGAAAGGCAAAAAAGCAAGCTACATCGAAGATGTTCATCAACTGCGCCTGCTCCACAATAGATACTTACAGTGGCGGTTTGCAATTGCACGAGCTGAATCTGTAATGTATATTCAAAGATTAACTTCCGAG GAAACCTTATTCAATGTGTGGCATGCGATATCAGAACTACAGGATGATGTGACTAGGCAAAGGATTGGCTTACAACAGCTAAATCTAGAGATCAAACTCAACTCACTATTAAACAATCAG ATGGCGAGCCTTGAAGATTGGGCCACACTTGAAAGAGACCATGTTAGTTCTTTAGTTGGAGCCATTGCAGATTTAGAAGCAAATACTCTCCGACTTCCAGCGACTGGAGgaacaaaa GCGGACGTCGAATCTTTGAAAACAGCTATGTCCTCGGCCCTCGATGTAATGCAGGCTATGGGATCGTCCATTTGTTCTTTACTCTCAAAG GTGGAGGAGATGAACAAAATGGTCACCGAACTAGCTGCTGTAGTTACAAAAGAGAGTTCTATGCAAGGAAAATGCGAAGATCTTCTGGCCGCAACCGCGATCATGCAG ATAGAAGAGTGTAGTCTGAGGACTCATCTGATACAAACTAAGCGAGAAGGAGAAAATGCAGTGGAGACTCCTCCATTGTTGCCATTAAGCAAATTTCCATGGCCATGA
- the LOC104717118 gene encoding AUGMIN subunit 8-like isoform X2, with product MDVATDTTRRRLVPSEKNNAVPVSRRPRTSEFSSRYRSPTPTKTGRCPSPSVTRPTVSSSSQSVVAKRAVSAERKRPSTPPSPTSPSTPIRDLSIDLPASSRRLSTGRLPESLWPSTMRSLSVSFQSDSVSVPVSKKEKPVSSSSVDRTLRPSSNIAQKQKAETTPVSRKPTPERKRSPLKGKNNVSDLSENSKPSDGPHSRLIEQHRWPSRIGGKITSNSLNRSLDLGDKASRGLPTSGPGMGPSLRRMSLPLSSSSRPLHKTSSNTSSNGGLLSPTKSEDNNIARSSGDQRLLSSGSLDRETLATAVARLHPLSAPGSRPASPSRTSFSSSSSLSRGMSTSRGVSPARGISPSRGLSPTRGLSPSRGLIPSRGTNTSCFARPSTPPSRGVSPSRIRQTSTSTQSSTTTSVLSFITDVKKGKKASYIEDVHQLRLLHNRYLQWRFAIARAESVMYIQRLTSEF from the exons ATGGACGTAGCTACAGATACTACAAGGCGGCGTCTTGTTCCATCAGAGAAGAATAATGCAGTTCCTGTCAGTCGCCGTCCTCGAACGTCTGAGTTCAGTTCAAGATACAGATCACCTACGCCAACCAAAACGGGGCGATGCCCTTCCCCAAGCGTCACAAGGCCAACCGTGTCTTCAAGCTCTCAATCCGTGGTTGCGAAAAGAGCAGTTTCAGCAGAGAGGAAGCGTCCTTCAACACCTCCTTCTCCTACTAGTCCCTCCACACCGATACGTGACTTGTCTATAGACTTACCAGCTTCATCTAGGAGGCTCTCTACAGGTCGTTTGCCTGAAAGCTTATGGCCTTCCACTATGAGAAGCCTCAGTGTTTCGTTTCAGTCGGATTCGGTTTCTGTCCCTGTTAGTAAAAAGGAGAAACCAGTTAGTAGTTCTTCGGTTGATCGGACATTGAGACCTTCTTCGAATATAGCTCAAAAGCAGAAGGCTGAAACGACCCCTGTATCAAGGAAACCTACGCCAGAGAGGAAAAGAAGTCCATTGAAAGGGAAGAATAATGTGTCTGATCTTTCAGAGAACTCGAAACCTTCAGATGGTCCTCATAGTCGGTTGATAGAACAGCATCGGTGGCCTAGTAGAATTGGTGGAAAGATCACTTCGAATTCCTTGAACAGAAGCTTGGATCTTGGGGATAAGGCTTCAAGGGGTCTACCAACTTCAGGGCCTGGAATGGGGCCGTCTCTTAGAAGAATGTCACTACCTTTGTCCAGCAGTTCGAGACCTTTGCATAAAACTTCGAGTAACACATCTAGTAATGGTGGATTGTTGTCTCCAACAAAGTCGGAAGATAATAACATAGCTCGATCTTCTGGGGATCAAAGACTTTTGTCTTCAGGGTCGTTAGATAGAGAAACCTTAGCAACGGCTGTAGCTAGGTTGCATCCATTGTCTGCTCCTGGATCTCGCCCAGCTTCACCAAGTAGAACATCGTTTTCGTCTTCATCGTCTCTTTCTAGAGGCATGAGTACTTCGAGAGGAGTGAGTCCAGCGAGAGGAATAAGCCCTTCAAGAGGATTGAGTCCTACAAGAGGTTTAAGTCCTTCGAGAGGGTTAATTCCTTCGCGTGGCACAAATACCTCCTGTTTTGCTCGACCATCAACTCCACCTTCAAGAGGGGTAAGTCCTTCACGGATAAGACAAACCAGCACTTCCACACAATCCAGTACCACAACTTCAGTGCTCAGCTTCATCACGGATGTCAAGAAAGGCAAAAAAGCAAGCTACATCGAAGATGTTCATCAACTGCGCCTGCTCCACAATAGATACTTACAGTGGCGGTTTGCAATTGCACGAGCTGAATCTGTAATGTATATTCAAAGATTAACTTCCGAG TTTTGA
- the LOC104717119 gene encoding pentatricopeptide repeat-containing protein At4g30700-like: MLLRTVSAATAETTVASKNNFLDLFKRSTSVSHLAQTHAQIILHGFRNDISLLTKLTQRLSDLGAIYYARDLFLSVRRPDVFLFNVLMRGFSVNESPHFSLSVFAHLRKSTDLKPNSSTYAFAISAASGFHDERAGCVIHGQAVVDGCDSELLLGSNIVKMYFKFWRVGDAKKVFDRMPERDTILWNTMISGYRKNEMYEEAIQVFRDLISESCIRLDTTTLLDILPAVAELQELRLGMQIHSLATKTGCYSHDYVLTGFISLYSKCGKIKMASTLFREFHRPDVVAYNAMIHGYTSNGETKLSLSLFQELLLSGKRLNSSTLMSLIPVSGHLMLVYAIHGYSLKSNFLSHTSVSTAFITVYSKLNEIESARKLFDEAPDRSLPSWNAMISGYTQNGLTEDAISLFRAMQKSEFSPNPTTITCILSACAQLGVLSLGKWVHDLVKSTDFESSIYVSTALIGMYAKCGSIGEARRLFDLMPRKNEVTWNTMISGYGLHGHGQEALSIFSEMLNSGIPPTPVTFLCVLYACSHAGLVKEGDEIFNSMIHRYGFEPSVKHYACVVDILGRAGHLQRALKFIEEMPIEPGPSVWETLLGACRIHKDTNLARTVSEKLFELDPDNVGYHVLLSNIHSADRNYPQAATVRQTAKNRKLAKAPGYTLIEIDETPHVFTSGDQSHPQVKAIYERLEKLEGKMREAGYQPETELALHDVEDEERELMVKVHSERLAIAFGLIATEPGIEIRIIKNLRVCLDCHTATKLISKITGRVIVVRDANRFHHFKDGVCSCGDYW, from the coding sequence ATGCTACTACGGACCGTATCGGCCGCCACGGCCGAGACAACGGTCGCAAGCAAAAACAACTTTCTTGATCTCTTCAAAAGATCAACTTCTGTATCTCACCTTGCCCAAACACATGCTCAGATCATTCTCCATGGCTTCCGAAACGATATCTCATTGCTCACCAAGCTTACCCAACGACTCTCAGACCTCGGCGCCATTTACTACGCACGCGACCTTTTCCTCTCCGTTAGAAGACCTGACGTGTTCCTTTTCAACGTCCTCATGCGCGGCTTCTCCGTTAACGAGTCGCCTCACTTTTCGCTCTCTGTGTTCGCTCACCTGAGGAAATCCACTGATCTCAAGCCCAACAGCTCAACCTACGCCTTCGCTATCTCGGCTGCTTCTGGGTTTCATGACGAGAGAGCTGGCTGTGTTATTCATGGTCAAGCCGTCGTTGATGGGTGTGACTCAGAATTGCTTCTTGGGTCGAACATTGTCAAGATGTACTTCAAGTTTTGGCGAGTCGGAGATGCTAAGAAGGTGTTCGACAGAATGCCTGAGAGGGACACAATTTTGTGGAACACGATGATCTCTGGGTACCGAAAGAATGAAATGTATGAGGAAGCTATTCAGGTTTTCAGGGATTTGATCAGTGAGAGTTGTATACGTTTGGACACAACAACTCTGCTTGATATTCTCCCCGCTGTTGCAGAGTTGCAGGAGCTGAGACTCGGGATGCAAATCCATAGTCTTGCCACAAAAACTGGCTGCTACTCCCACGATTATGTTCTTACCGGTTTCATCTCACTATACTCAAAGTGTGGAAAGATTAAAATGGCAAGTACTCTGTTTCGTGAGTTTCATAGACCAGATGTAGTAGCTTACAACGCAATGATTCATGGGTACACATCCAATGGGGAGACCAAGCTCTCCTTAAGCCTGTTTCAAGAGCTGTTGCTATCAGGAAAAAGGTTGAACTCAAGCACGCTAATGAGTCTGATCCCTGTCTCTGGTCATCTTATGCTTGTATATGCCATTCATGGTTACAGCTTGAAATCAAATTTCCTGTCTCATACATCTGTCTCAACCGCGTTTATTACGGTTTACAGTAAATTGAATGAGATAGAATCAGCCCGGAAGCTTTTTGATGAAGCTCCGGACAGAAGCTTGCCATCTTGGAATGCAATGATATCGGGTTACACCCAAAACGGTTTGACAGAGGACGCAATATCTCTCTTTAGAGCAATGCAGAAGTCTGAGTTCAGTCCAAACCCTACCACTATAACATGTATTCTGTCGGCTTGTGCACAGCTAGGAGTGTTGAGTTTGGGAAAATGGGTACATGATTTAGTTAAGAGCACAGATTTTGAGTCTAGCATATATGTGTCTACAGCTTTGATTGGTATGTATGCAAAGTGCGGAAGCATTGGGGAAGCACGCCGGTTGTTTGACTTGATGCCGAGGAAGAATGAAGTTACATGGAACACAATGATTTCTGGTTATGGGCTTCATGGACATGGACAAGAAGCTCTGAGTATCTTCTCTGAGATGTTGAATTCGGGCATTCCACCAACACCAGTCACTTTCCTCTGCGTTCTTTACGCTTGTAGTCATGCTGGCCTTGTCAAAGAAGGTGATGAGATATTCAATTCCATGATCCACCGGTATGGTTTTGAACCATCAGTCAAGCATTACGCTTGTGTGGTTGATATTCTTGGCCGAGCAGGACACTTACAGAGAGCATTGAAGTTTATAGAGGAAATGCCAATTGAGCCTGGTCCATCTGTGTGGGAGACACTGCTAGGAGCTTGTAGGATTCATAAAGACACAAACCTCGCCCGAACAGTCTCTGAGAAACTGTTTGAGCTAGATCCAGACAATGTAGGATACCATGTTTTGCTGTCGAATATTCACTCAGCTGATAGAAACTATCCACAGGCTGCTACGGTTAGACAAACCGCCAAGAATAGGAAACTAGCCAAAGCTCCTGGATATACCTTAATAGAAATAGATGAGACGCCTCATGTCTTCACCTCAGGTGATCAGTCACATCCACAAGTAAAAGCAATCTATGAGAGACTGGAGAAGCTCGAAGGGAAGATGAGGGAAGCTGGGTATCAACCCGAGACTGAGTTGGCCCTGCACGATGTGGAGGATGAAGAAAGGGAGCTCATGGTGAAGGTTCACAGCGAGAGGCTAGCCATTGCCTTTGGACTCATAGCCACTGAGCCAGGAATTGAAATCCGGATCATAAAGAATCTTCGGGTCTGTTTAGACTGTCACACCGCAACCAAACTCATCTCAAAGATTACAGGGAGAGTGATTGTTGTAAGAGATGCCAACCGCTTCCATCACTTCAAAGATGGTGTCTGTTCATGCGGAGATTATTGGTAG